In Hamadaea flava, a genomic segment contains:
- a CDS encoding SbcC/MukB-like Walker B domain-containing protein, with product MTTNDLTDDLLNGLPIPTRGRWQPLRAGICGLFHYDAQVFVFYRGRLLLRGNNGNGKSMALEVLLPYVLVADIDPSQLSTFGNRTRSMFTWLLGHDQAQRHSTARGYVWVEFGRIGPLGQPEYFTVGAGFDALRAKETVNAWYFTTSARVGVHLQLGSPGTETLTREALQSQLLQLSGEGLVGDIRSPRNHRAECNRVLFGLPDTSYSALLKALRQLRRPKLSDKLSQKALAEILRDSLPRLDKGLVTSIASGYERLDRHQADIKNCHEMITGLRDLDNAYSRYARAFLWQRATAITTCDKAISRATAKAQASASEREKLAATIEQLRQQIDGLASQARAAAGRLSGLRESDAYIQGRDLQPLREQADTLDELARRSRDAADDAAGQAQSAAELAEQARQAAELAAQTADDRHRLTRQGAELFTLLSRIYQQLAAAITDTEPSARPTEQLRHTLREAVDDLRNTLKDARRLASDAASAARAAEKSAGELESARGELIQADQAAADAGERLRHVRDQFIQEARTWMANSDQLLAASHEWRETEPTRVASAMLQWCQVAHRTRTSQLTMLIDQFSTGPTIQARHAGALNHQIYLELLSTAHSHINDAHAAASAYSDARTTWLQRLSDWAASLAQLPTSATPMPTLHDYEPQQWGTWTEAALARRLEHIDEAERRLRKQQRDHAVLSEQRRAEHEHLTTEREKVAAQATLAPPAPRTRLDSRHNRPGAPLYLLVDFVDPTTDPARLAGLEAALIGSGLADAWLHPDGLLRATDGTALADTQLAPIGEPAKAPLTKALRVDLDATRAAGLSADTVTAVLASVGLGGSAHHSQANLAVGWDGSWIAGPLHGAYRQQTSGLIGAASRERARTAHLAELDEQIAHVAQQLADDKRIDDQLTAQLEDLTAAAQQSRAEAASLPATLELDRAFDRVQSADRNRAEAVRAAESRRIELHASLVLLDDHHRDDLAALALADPIPGEHPAVDLVDDLESSPDPSELDRYADSAAAMLANIAAANQRALDALRDALASADSQLATFPDSTTLRQHEHDAEQAKQVQNATQKVFAGASERSQQANTLKKHTHEVLTAALAQVDLTAWSTRLDELEPKVNSWVGIAEDWLTALSEHHGAAERHRTALDRSAATAAAAVSQASIAKTDHDNAAAVRQRYNVLAERIGGEYTSTIAEIAELEQQCNDIEAARTRAQSDLLTATGQLGSAKTRSDSDEAARVQLVNELPHLAAALQSAFDADLPRAAKWEIAPSDAPANDAALGAAATPDLDMEVSLAEAVRVLDLAGTDTRELVRDLNADLASEVFELRHKAEVSVGGRLTLIERYITDILVVEADRDGTIASLPATIHTLQNEVVHLEALLNREEAKLLEQFLTEDIRRQVTGHIEAARKQIKSMGDLMQHHKTSAGYCFTLAWEAAAGAEVDDQAVDLLNADFDVAPSAKERLRAFFADRIKAIRATKTGQTWQDLLEDMLDYRRWYQFQLQYAKGGTDFETLDNSAFDKLSGGEKSVALHLPLFAAAATHTVSATVRDTMEPVRPGCPRLILLDEVFAGVDEDMRGELFDLVTSLDMDLVATSEAETGMYAELDGIAIYHLIKSQGIPGVLAARSIWTGSEAISLLDNDLELAQ from the coding sequence ATGACAACCAATGACCTGACCGACGACCTGCTCAACGGGCTACCTATCCCAACCCGGGGCCGGTGGCAGCCGCTGCGGGCCGGCATCTGCGGATTGTTCCACTATGACGCCCAGGTGTTCGTCTTCTACCGCGGACGGCTCCTGCTGCGTGGAAACAACGGCAACGGCAAATCAATGGCTCTGGAAGTTCTCCTGCCCTACGTTCTTGTCGCTGACATAGATCCAAGTCAGCTGAGCACCTTCGGTAACCGCACTCGCTCGATGTTCACATGGCTGCTCGGCCACGATCAGGCACAGCGACACAGCACCGCACGCGGCTACGTCTGGGTTGAATTCGGCCGAATCGGTCCGCTCGGTCAGCCGGAGTACTTCACCGTTGGAGCTGGATTCGACGCCTTACGTGCCAAGGAAACCGTCAACGCGTGGTACTTCACCACCAGCGCACGAGTCGGAGTCCACCTGCAGTTGGGCTCGCCCGGGACTGAAACGCTGACACGTGAGGCCCTGCAAAGCCAACTGCTCCAACTCTCGGGTGAGGGTCTCGTCGGTGACATCCGCTCGCCGCGCAACCATCGCGCCGAGTGCAACCGCGTGCTGTTCGGCCTGCCCGACACCAGCTACAGCGCGTTGCTCAAGGCACTGCGGCAACTACGTCGACCCAAACTGTCGGACAAGCTGTCGCAGAAGGCGCTGGCGGAGATCCTGCGCGACTCGCTGCCCCGGCTGGACAAAGGTTTGGTCACGTCGATCGCCAGCGGCTACGAACGGCTGGACCGTCACCAAGCCGACATCAAGAACTGCCACGAAATGATCACCGGCCTGCGGGACTTGGACAACGCCTACAGCCGCTACGCCAGAGCGTTCCTGTGGCAACGTGCCACCGCCATCACTACCTGCGACAAGGCCATCAGTCGCGCCACGGCCAAGGCGCAAGCGTCGGCCAGTGAACGCGAGAAGCTGGCCGCAACCATCGAACAGCTCCGACAGCAAATCGACGGCCTGGCCAGCCAAGCTAGAGCCGCCGCCGGGCGGCTGTCAGGGCTTCGGGAATCCGATGCCTACATCCAGGGACGCGACCTCCAGCCGCTACGCGAACAAGCCGACACCCTCGACGAGCTGGCCCGACGCTCTCGCGACGCCGCGGACGACGCCGCTGGGCAGGCCCAATCAGCTGCCGAGCTCGCCGAGCAGGCCCGCCAAGCCGCCGAGCTCGCCGCCCAGACCGCCGATGATCGGCACCGCCTAACCCGGCAAGGCGCCGAGCTCTTCACCTTGCTCAGCCGCATCTACCAGCAGCTCGCGGCGGCGATTACCGACACCGAACCCTCCGCTCGACCGACCGAGCAGCTTCGGCACACCCTCCGTGAGGCTGTCGACGACCTGCGAAACACGCTGAAAGATGCGCGGCGGCTCGCGTCAGACGCTGCCTCTGCCGCGCGAGCCGCCGAGAAGTCGGCAGGCGAGCTCGAGTCCGCCCGAGGCGAACTAATCCAGGCCGACCAGGCAGCCGCAGACGCCGGCGAGCGGCTGCGACACGTCCGGGACCAGTTCATCCAGGAAGCCCGTACCTGGATGGCAAACAGCGACCAGCTCCTGGCCGCCAGCCACGAATGGCGCGAAACCGAACCGACCCGCGTGGCATCAGCCATGCTCCAATGGTGCCAGGTTGCCCACCGCACCCGAACCTCCCAGCTGACAATGCTGATCGATCAGTTCAGCACCGGCCCCACCATCCAGGCCCGCCACGCAGGAGCCCTCAATCATCAGATCTACCTGGAACTTCTCAGCACAGCCCACAGTCACATCAATGATGCTCACGCCGCAGCCAGCGCCTACAGCGACGCCCGCACCACATGGCTACAACGGCTGTCAGATTGGGCGGCCAGCCTCGCTCAACTCCCCACCTCCGCCACGCCCATGCCCACTCTGCACGACTACGAGCCTCAACAATGGGGGACATGGACCGAAGCGGCTCTCGCCAGACGGCTGGAACATATCGATGAGGCCGAAAGGCGGCTGCGGAAACAGCAACGCGACCATGCCGTGCTATCCGAGCAGCGCCGGGCCGAACATGAACATCTGACGACCGAACGCGAGAAGGTCGCCGCGCAAGCCACTCTCGCCCCGCCGGCTCCGAGGACCAGACTGGACAGCCGCCACAATCGCCCCGGTGCCCCCCTCTACCTGCTAGTCGACTTCGTGGATCCCACCACAGATCCGGCCCGGCTCGCCGGCCTGGAAGCAGCCTTGATCGGAAGCGGCCTCGCAGATGCCTGGCTGCATCCCGACGGTCTGCTGCGCGCAACCGACGGCACCGCCCTGGCCGACACCCAGCTCGCCCCCATCGGCGAGCCGGCCAAAGCGCCATTGACGAAGGCATTGCGTGTCGACCTCGATGCTACTCGTGCGGCCGGGCTCTCCGCCGATACCGTCACCGCAGTCCTGGCATCGGTCGGGCTAGGCGGTAGTGCTCACCACAGCCAGGCGAATCTCGCGGTCGGCTGGGACGGCAGCTGGATCGCGGGACCACTACACGGCGCCTACCGACAGCAAACGTCCGGCCTGATCGGCGCGGCGAGCCGAGAACGAGCCCGCACAGCGCATCTGGCCGAGCTCGACGAGCAGATCGCCCACGTGGCTCAGCAGCTCGCGGACGACAAGCGCATCGACGATCAGCTCACGGCGCAGCTCGAAGACCTCACCGCCGCCGCGCAACAGTCCCGAGCAGAGGCCGCGAGCCTGCCCGCGACGCTCGAGCTGGACCGCGCCTTCGACCGAGTCCAGAGCGCGGATCGCAATCGCGCGGAGGCCGTCCGTGCTGCCGAGAGCAGGCGGATCGAACTACACGCCTCACTTGTCCTGCTGGACGACCACCACCGCGATGACCTTGCCGCCCTTGCCCTAGCCGACCCGATTCCCGGAGAGCACCCCGCCGTGGATCTCGTCGATGACCTCGAGTCCTCGCCAGACCCGAGCGAACTGGACCGCTACGCAGACTCGGCCGCAGCGATGCTCGCGAACATCGCTGCGGCCAACCAGCGCGCTCTGGACGCGTTGCGAGATGCCCTCGCGTCCGCCGACAGCCAGCTTGCGACGTTTCCAGACTCCACGACCCTGCGCCAACACGAACACGACGCCGAGCAAGCCAAGCAAGTACAAAATGCAACCCAGAAGGTGTTCGCCGGCGCTAGCGAACGCAGTCAGCAAGCGAACACTCTCAAGAAGCATACGCACGAGGTTCTCACCGCAGCACTCGCCCAGGTCGACTTGACCGCGTGGAGCACCCGGCTGGACGAGCTAGAGCCCAAGGTCAACTCCTGGGTGGGCATCGCTGAAGACTGGCTTACCGCCCTTTCCGAACACCACGGAGCCGCCGAGAGACATCGGACTGCACTGGACCGGAGCGCAGCCACCGCGGCCGCAGCCGTCAGTCAGGCTTCGATCGCCAAGACGGACCACGACAACGCCGCCGCGGTCAGACAGCGGTACAACGTTTTGGCCGAACGCATCGGGGGCGAATACACCTCAACGATCGCCGAGATCGCCGAACTTGAACAGCAGTGCAACGACATCGAGGCCGCGCGCACGAGAGCACAGAGCGATCTTCTAACGGCAACAGGACAGTTGGGCAGTGCCAAGACACGATCCGACAGCGACGAGGCCGCACGGGTACAGCTGGTCAACGAACTACCTCACTTGGCGGCAGCACTCCAATCGGCGTTCGATGCTGATCTTCCCCGGGCCGCAAAGTGGGAGATCGCACCATCTGACGCTCCGGCAAACGACGCCGCGCTTGGAGCAGCGGCAACACCGGACCTAGATATGGAAGTCTCCCTCGCCGAGGCGGTGCGTGTCCTCGATCTTGCGGGTACCGACACCCGAGAGCTGGTGCGAGACCTTAACGCCGACTTGGCCAGCGAGGTCTTCGAATTGCGGCACAAAGCAGAGGTAAGCGTCGGTGGCCGGCTCACGCTCATCGAGCGGTACATCACCGACATCCTCGTCGTCGAAGCAGATCGGGATGGCACCATCGCGAGCCTGCCTGCGACCATTCACACGCTCCAAAACGAGGTAGTCCACCTGGAAGCATTGCTCAACCGCGAAGAAGCCAAACTGCTCGAACAGTTCCTCACCGAAGACATCCGCAGGCAGGTCACCGGACACATCGAAGCCGCACGCAAGCAGATCAAGTCCATGGGCGACCTCATGCAGCACCACAAGACCTCGGCCGGGTACTGCTTCACCCTAGCTTGGGAGGCCGCCGCCGGAGCCGAGGTCGACGATCAGGCTGTCGACCTGCTCAACGCGGACTTCGACGTGGCCCCGTCAGCCAAGGAACGCCTTCGCGCGTTCTTCGCCGACCGCATCAAGGCCATCCGCGCTACCAAAACCGGACAGACCTGGCAGGACCTCCTGGAGGACATGCTGGACTACCGACGTTGGTACCAGTTCCAACTGCAATACGCCAAGGGTGGCACCGACTTCGAGACACTCGACAACAGCGCGTTCGACAAACTCTCCGGAGGCGAGAAATCTGTCGCCCTGCACCTTCCGCTGTTCGCCGCCGCCGCCACGCACACCGTCTCGGCGACCGTACGCGACACCATGGAGCCGGTGAGGCCTGGCTGCCCGCGACTCATCCTGCTCGACGAGGTATTCGCCGGCGTCGACGAAGACATGCGCGGAGAGCTATTCGACCTGGTCACGTCGCTCGACATGGATCTGGTCGCGACGAGCGAAGCCGAAACCGGAATGTACGCCGAACTCGATGGCATTGCGATCTACCACCTAATCAAGTCCCAAGGAATCCCCGGTGTTCTGGCCGCACGCAGCATCTGGACGGGCAGCGAAGCCATCTCGCTGCTGGACAATGATCTGGAGCTAGCCCAATGA
- a CDS encoding TIGR02678 family protein, protein MSSIAEQDLADRRARAIQQLLHTPLLHRDTPSFDTIATSEQWLKEWFLRTCGWILIVDYRRGMARLRKVTGWIDSTHPQRSLRTGKSTFTIRKYVTFCLTAAALGEHGRSRISLQDIAVAVSDLSVRAKVSPFTDLDHKDRQALVDVLMLLSALRVVTELDRTGRDYSVDPTGNVLYEIDERRLGQLLVAPLPPARCSTWQQMAADPHPQPSSGAPLDAHRLRQHLMRRLLDQPLCYLSDLPDDDAAAVSDHTEHITQWLSEAGLALEIRADAWMVVNRRAGTARSLRDGSNVSNCALLVLPQLTAQPSGWISATHLATLVDELLDEYPWWARSLRNDRNRADAVATVLRSFDLIRPQSDGWRIMPAAWRWAARVDPACLPPSSSPIPTQPAQDDLFSVEPTHQ, encoded by the coding sequence GTGAGCAGCATCGCAGAACAGGACCTTGCCGATCGCCGCGCCCGTGCCATCCAGCAACTGCTGCACACTCCATTACTGCACCGCGACACGCCATCCTTCGACACGATCGCCACCAGCGAACAGTGGCTCAAAGAATGGTTCCTACGGACCTGCGGCTGGATACTGATCGTGGACTACCGGCGGGGGATGGCTCGTCTGCGCAAGGTCACCGGATGGATCGACTCGACACATCCGCAACGTAGCCTCCGGACGGGCAAAAGCACATTCACCATCCGCAAATACGTGACATTCTGTCTGACAGCCGCCGCACTTGGCGAGCACGGACGCTCGAGGATTAGCTTGCAAGACATCGCGGTCGCGGTCTCAGATCTGAGCGTGCGGGCGAAAGTCTCGCCGTTCACCGACCTCGACCATAAGGACCGGCAGGCGCTCGTCGACGTACTGATGCTGCTGTCAGCCCTGCGGGTGGTGACCGAGCTGGACCGCACCGGCCGTGACTACAGCGTCGACCCGACCGGCAACGTCCTGTATGAGATCGACGAACGTAGGCTCGGACAGCTACTGGTTGCCCCATTGCCACCGGCGCGCTGCTCAACCTGGCAACAGATGGCCGCCGATCCCCATCCTCAACCCAGCTCAGGAGCACCGCTCGACGCACACCGACTTCGCCAGCATTTGATGCGCCGCCTGCTGGATCAACCCCTCTGCTATCTGAGCGATCTTCCCGACGACGACGCGGCCGCCGTCAGCGACCATACCGAGCACATCACCCAGTGGCTGTCGGAGGCGGGGCTGGCTTTGGAGATCAGAGCCGACGCTTGGATGGTCGTCAACCGGCGAGCCGGTACCGCCCGCAGCCTGCGCGACGGATCAAACGTGTCCAACTGTGCCCTTCTTGTCCTACCGCAGCTCACCGCCCAACCCAGCGGTTGGATCTCCGCCACGCACCTGGCCACCCTGGTCGACGAGCTGCTCGACGAATACCCGTGGTGGGCACGCTCGTTGCGCAACGACCGCAACCGCGCCGACGCCGTGGCGACCGTGCTTCGCTCCTTCGACCTCATCCGGCCGCAATCAGACGGATGGCGGATCATGCCAGCCGCCTGGCGGTGGGCAGCCCGGGTGGATCCGGCATGCCTACCCCCCAGCAGCAGCCCGATTCCCACCCAGCCAGCCCAGGACGATCTTTTCAGCGTGGAGCCAACACACCAATGA
- a CDS encoding TIGR02677 family protein, which yields MTELASSAGDGRTDRARSPRRVALSELASYASDAHHNALYWAIMDVFAQASAAYQSRLKVEDVLAVLRQQNWNLSEPELDKRLDYLWEHGNLTRDYDYDDTAMTLAHYERRQHIYDLTPEGEVVHDALSIAKDGLRRVGGLQSVLLRQIVTLLDELLDQMEGPDADGAMVFTRVQDLRSSFKAMTSNAALFMQQVNRMLATRVVDVQVFGSFKDDTIAYLTGFLADLDDLTPDIRRRTSRLAALPDAVRHRALARAARASGHKAIDGREAFDEWIAGAKASLDGLVDWFSADREANTGIEVLANKARQAVLGITHAVERLREAASQPSARTNDLLALAGMFDRASPDEAHAIWKAAFGLTSSRHFTDMHSDSDLTPDDLPVRQAPQIELTLKLQANEASETIRQAPRLADHSATRQVLAGQAREEIAAVSAAADTLIALGPRPLSELGAILDRTTLKLLARLLFRAQKARPDAQRWQQATSVDGRLRIRIRAPRPARAAVVSAVSGNWAVPDYEIQITSGVRGQA from the coding sequence ATGACTGAGCTTGCCTCGTCGGCGGGTGATGGTCGGACGGACCGCGCCCGCAGCCCTCGGCGGGTGGCACTGTCAGAGCTCGCCTCGTACGCGTCTGATGCACATCACAACGCGCTCTACTGGGCGATCATGGACGTTTTTGCACAGGCTTCAGCCGCGTACCAGTCCCGGCTGAAGGTCGAAGACGTTCTGGCAGTGCTTCGGCAGCAGAACTGGAATCTGTCCGAGCCAGAGCTGGACAAGCGCCTGGACTACCTGTGGGAACACGGCAATCTCACGCGCGACTACGACTACGACGACACGGCCATGACACTGGCACACTACGAACGTCGCCAGCACATCTACGATCTCACGCCCGAAGGCGAGGTCGTTCACGACGCTTTGAGCATCGCCAAAGACGGCCTTCGGCGCGTTGGTGGCCTTCAATCGGTGCTGCTGCGCCAGATCGTCACGCTGCTCGATGAGCTGCTCGACCAGATGGAGGGTCCGGACGCTGACGGCGCGATGGTCTTCACCCGGGTCCAGGACCTGCGCAGCAGCTTCAAGGCGATGACCTCGAACGCAGCTCTGTTCATGCAGCAGGTCAATCGGATGCTGGCCACTCGCGTCGTGGACGTTCAGGTGTTTGGCAGCTTCAAGGACGACACCATCGCCTACCTCACGGGATTCCTCGCCGATCTTGATGATTTGACCCCGGACATTCGCCGACGTACGAGCCGGCTTGCCGCGCTCCCGGACGCGGTGCGTCACCGTGCGTTGGCGCGGGCGGCTCGAGCTTCAGGGCACAAGGCCATCGATGGTCGTGAAGCATTCGACGAATGGATTGCCGGGGCGAAAGCGAGCCTTGACGGCCTCGTGGATTGGTTCAGCGCAGATCGCGAAGCCAACACTGGGATCGAAGTGCTCGCGAACAAGGCCCGGCAGGCGGTCTTGGGTATCACCCACGCAGTCGAACGTCTACGGGAGGCCGCCAGCCAGCCGTCGGCCCGCACGAACGATCTTCTGGCCCTCGCGGGGATGTTCGACCGCGCCTCGCCCGATGAGGCACACGCCATCTGGAAGGCAGCGTTTGGGTTGACGTCTTCGCGGCACTTCACCGACATGCACAGCGATTCGGACCTGACCCCGGATGACCTTCCTGTTCGCCAGGCCCCACAGATTGAGCTGACCTTGAAACTGCAGGCCAACGAAGCGAGCGAAACCATCCGGCAAGCACCCCGGCTGGCCGACCACTCGGCGACTCGTCAGGTCCTTGCCGGACAGGCCCGAGAGGAGATCGCCGCGGTGTCGGCCGCCGCCGACACGCTGATCGCCCTGGGACCGCGGCCACTATCAGAGTTGGGCGCGATCTTGGACCGTACGACGCTGAAGCTGTTGGCCCGGCTGCTGTTTCGCGCTCAGAAGGCCCGCCCGGACGCACAGCGGTGGCAGCAGGCGACCAGCGTTGACGGCCGACTGCGCATTCGCATCCGCGCGCCGCGGCCCGCCCGCGCCGCGGTCGTTTCGGCCGTATCCGGCAATTGGGCCGTGCCCGACTACGAGATTCAGATCACCAGCGGCGTAAGGGGTCAGGCGTGA
- a CDS encoding AAA family ATPase: MRPLQITFRGLRSYTAEQTIDFRGHSLIGITGDTGAGKSTIFAAINFALFGTCTFEAPSPKVLIADGGDGTLAVSFTFEARGREWTVNRRISNTTTTSVHRLEAADGSETVVGRDVTARVQELIGLDQKTFLRSVLLPQGKFEQLLHAPTAERAKMLKGLLGLDVLNDIATIARERLDRLDPLWRDLDVRRRALLPDPRATAAGAGAALAAAEKRIEQLKTAQEGIATITAQRTAADKDHTALARSLKELAAAETDAAARLHTLAQLDAELAAREKDLRIQLVDQQHIHTRLLEQLGERRPDGTLAILPDTARPLLAQLRERSGQHARMLVEQERESLALTSLAAEVGAAGAESDGLKRKLDAAEKELVTSGETWKGVEGEVEGYRRDLEALRQLLAQIGRLHGDVAENLAAHGKANDALAIAAQTAKDARSAESDLEAALEHQKRLNSAAHAAAGLQPGDACPVCVRELPGDFRAPAETSLAAADNAHKKARIQARKAAEAEATAVGAERAANSLAAKAEQDLSALIKRFAAAQAELASRIGAFDPADTDDHILAAHLHRLERAQAEVKAATGRAGEIRDEAAAAAAKAASLGEDLVRRTGILNNGKRQLEAFQSETSMIIAAIAPSYRPADSSIAAIEECDRRAVADKKRLVDDWKQLSDIEEIRQRLQDQLTEVDKLRKTEVGVPAKSAQQQALTLANAHAAVAALLHITPAPPIDLEADVAGQAQWAADVEQRARDILRESPARLAALERSTSQLDAAADEIRRKAPTDGKSIDEALTDAIGDRREEQKSLQIAIDQIDIVDDLQSRLDATKPHLDALAELVRLLADGQFVAAAVAERQRALLATSTSILREMTAGRFAFGPDFRIYDNYTGQLREAKTLSGGETFQASLALALAVVEQAGASGGRSESLFLDEGFGTLDQAALSYALDALSTQVTAGRLVVVISHMRAVAQQVPALLRVTKSATGSAVRWATDEELAQLADESYGDGLHD, encoded by the coding sequence ATGAGACCGCTCCAGATCACCTTCCGCGGACTACGCTCCTACACCGCCGAGCAGACGATCGACTTTCGCGGTCACAGCCTCATCGGCATCACCGGAGACACCGGAGCAGGCAAGTCCACCATCTTCGCCGCCATCAACTTCGCTCTGTTCGGCACCTGCACCTTCGAAGCACCGTCGCCCAAGGTACTCATCGCCGACGGCGGCGACGGCACGCTCGCCGTGTCGTTCACGTTCGAAGCCCGCGGCCGCGAATGGACAGTCAACCGACGGATCTCGAACACGACCACGACCTCCGTCCACCGGCTGGAGGCGGCCGACGGCTCGGAAACCGTCGTCGGACGCGACGTCACCGCCCGCGTTCAGGAGCTGATCGGCCTGGACCAGAAGACGTTCCTTCGGTCGGTCCTGCTGCCGCAAGGCAAGTTCGAGCAACTGCTGCACGCACCCACTGCGGAGCGCGCCAAGATGCTCAAGGGTCTACTTGGGCTTGATGTCCTGAACGACATCGCGACCATCGCCCGGGAACGGCTCGACCGGCTGGATCCGCTCTGGCGAGACCTCGACGTCCGCCGGCGCGCATTGCTGCCCGATCCACGCGCCACCGCAGCCGGCGCTGGGGCCGCACTCGCTGCGGCCGAAAAACGTATCGAGCAGCTGAAAACGGCCCAGGAGGGTATAGCTACGATCACCGCTCAGCGGACCGCAGCCGACAAGGACCACACTGCGCTGGCCCGGTCCTTGAAGGAACTCGCCGCTGCCGAGACAGACGCGGCAGCACGCCTCCACACACTGGCGCAGCTCGACGCCGAGCTTGCGGCACGCGAGAAGGATCTACGCATCCAGCTCGTCGACCAGCAGCACATTCACACCAGGCTGCTCGAGCAGCTCGGCGAGCGCAGGCCCGACGGAACCCTGGCGATCCTCCCCGACACCGCTCGGCCATTGCTCGCCCAACTACGGGAACGCTCCGGCCAACACGCGCGGATGCTGGTTGAGCAGGAGAGAGAATCTCTGGCTCTTACCAGCCTCGCGGCAGAGGTTGGTGCCGCCGGCGCCGAATCCGACGGCCTGAAGCGCAAGCTCGATGCGGCGGAAAAGGAGCTGGTGACGTCAGGTGAGACGTGGAAGGGCGTCGAAGGCGAGGTCGAGGGATACCGCCGCGATCTGGAGGCTTTGCGCCAGCTGCTCGCCCAGATCGGACGCCTACATGGCGACGTCGCGGAGAACCTGGCCGCACACGGCAAAGCCAACGACGCGCTGGCCATCGCCGCCCAGACGGCGAAGGACGCGCGCAGCGCCGAGAGTGACCTCGAAGCGGCGCTGGAGCACCAGAAGCGGCTCAATTCCGCCGCGCACGCCGCTGCAGGATTGCAGCCCGGTGACGCCTGTCCCGTCTGTGTACGAGAGCTGCCCGGCGACTTCCGCGCACCAGCTGAGACCAGCCTGGCCGCGGCCGACAATGCTCACAAGAAGGCGCGCATCCAGGCCCGGAAGGCCGCAGAGGCGGAGGCCACAGCGGTCGGCGCTGAACGCGCCGCCAACAGCCTTGCGGCCAAGGCGGAACAGGACCTATCGGCGCTCATCAAACGGTTCGCCGCAGCCCAGGCAGAACTAGCGTCGCGCATCGGCGCGTTCGACCCAGCCGACACTGATGATCACATTCTCGCCGCGCATCTCCATCGGCTCGAACGGGCACAGGCGGAGGTAAAGGCGGCAACGGGCCGCGCGGGCGAGATCCGTGATGAGGCCGCAGCCGCAGCCGCGAAGGCGGCGTCGCTAGGCGAGGACCTCGTGCGCCGGACCGGCATCCTCAACAACGGCAAGCGGCAGTTAGAAGCCTTCCAGAGCGAGACCAGCATGATCATCGCCGCCATCGCGCCGTCGTACCGGCCCGCGGACAGCTCAATCGCGGCGATCGAGGAGTGCGACCGGCGCGCGGTTGCCGACAAGAAGCGCCTCGTCGACGACTGGAAGCAACTGTCAGACATCGAGGAGATTCGGCAAAGACTTCAGGACCAGCTCACCGAGGTCGACAAGCTCCGCAAGACCGAGGTCGGCGTGCCGGCCAAGTCCGCCCAACAGCAGGCGCTGACATTGGCCAACGCCCACGCCGCAGTCGCCGCGCTCCTGCACATCACCCCGGCACCGCCGATCGATCTTGAGGCCGACGTCGCCGGGCAAGCTCAGTGGGCGGCCGATGTTGAACAGCGGGCACGCGACATTCTCCGCGAGAGCCCCGCGCGTCTTGCCGCCCTCGAACGGAGCACGTCACAGCTCGACGCGGCCGCCGACGAAATTCGCCGCAAGGCACCCACCGACGGCAAGTCGATCGACGAAGCCCTCACCGACGCCATCGGCGACCGGCGTGAGGAACAAAAGTCCCTGCAGATCGCGATCGACCAGATCGACATTGTGGATGACCTCCAGTCCCGCCTCGACGCCACCAAACCCCATCTCGATGCGCTCGCCGAACTGGTGCGGCTCCTGGCGGACGGACAGTTCGTCGCGGCTGCGGTCGCAGAACGGCAGCGGGCGCTGCTGGCCACCTCAACCAGCATCCTGCGAGAGATGACCGCCGGCCGGTTCGCCTTCGGACCCGACTTTCGGATCTACGACAACTACACCGGCCAGCTGCGGGAGGCGAAGACACTATCGGGCGGCGAGACCTTCCAGGCCAGCCTTGCGCTGGCCCTGGCAGTCGTCGAACAAGCCGGCGCGAGTGGCGGCCGGTCCGAGTCGCTCTTTCTGGACGAAGGCTTCGGCACACTCGACCAGGCCGCGCTCAGTTACGCGCTCGACGCGCTTTCGACACAGGTCACCGCGGGACGGCTCGTCGTCGTGATCAGCCACATGCGTGCAGTCGCACAGCAGGTTCCCGCCTTGTTGCGGGTGACTAAATCGGCCACCGGTAGCGCCGTGCGGTGGGCCACGGACGAAGAACTCGCCCAGCTCGCCGACGAATCCTACGGAGATGGTCTACATGACTGA